A single genomic interval of Nitrosomonadales bacterium harbors:
- a CDS encoding BolA family transcriptional regulator: MVTPESIRLNIVQGIATEHLSVVGDGAHFEAVVVSDVFAGKNRVQRHQLVYLSLGDRMREEIHALSMKTYTPQEWAAKVQS, from the coding sequence ATGGTCACTCCTGAGAGCATTCGACTCAATATCGTACAAGGTATCGCTACCGAGCATTTGAGCGTGGTGGGGGACGGTGCGCATTTTGAAGCCGTAGTGGTAAGCGATGTTTTTGCCGGCAAGAATCGTGTGCAGCGTCACCAATTGGTATATCTGTCATTGGGAGACCGGATGCGCGAGGAGATCCATGCATTGTCGATGAAAACCTATACGCCGCAGGAATGGGCGGCCAAGGTGCAATCATGA
- the mlaE gene encoding lipid asymmetry maintenance ABC transporter permease subunit MlaE, whose translation MPAVKTFRSIGHQATNAVWRIGLATRFFMLILLHSGSSFRRFHLTIKELFSTGVMSLIIIIVAGLFVGMVLGLQGYETLKRYGSESALGVMVALGLVRELGPVVAALLFASRAGSAMTAEIGLMKATEQITAMEMMAVNPIARIVAPRFWAGVISMPLLAAMFSAVGVFGGYFVGVVQIGVDEGSFWSQMQAAVDFREDILNGVIKSFVFGTVVTVIALFEGYDAPPTAEGVSGATTRTVVTSSLAILMLDFILTAMMFGGA comes from the coding sequence ATGCCGGCAGTCAAAACATTCAGGTCAATCGGCCATCAGGCTACCAACGCGGTGTGGCGCATCGGGTTGGCGACGCGTTTTTTCATGCTCATCCTGTTGCATTCCGGCAGCAGCTTCAGGCGTTTTCACCTGACCATCAAGGAGTTGTTTTCCACCGGCGTGATGTCGCTCATCATTATCATCGTGGCGGGGCTGTTTGTCGGCATGGTGCTCGGATTGCAGGGCTATGAGACACTCAAACGCTACGGTTCTGAATCTGCGCTGGGCGTGATGGTGGCGTTGGGTCTGGTACGCGAACTCGGACCGGTCGTCGCCGCATTGCTGTTTGCCAGCCGTGCCGGGTCGGCGATGACCGCAGAGATCGGGCTGATGAAGGCGACCGAACAGATCACGGCGATGGAGATGATGGCGGTGAACCCCATTGCGCGTATCGTTGCACCGCGTTTCTGGGCGGGCGTGATTTCCATGCCGTTATTGGCTGCGATGTTCAGTGCGGTCGGGGTGTTCGGCGGCTATTTCGTCGGGGTGGTGCAGATCGGCGTGGACGAGGGCTCTTTCTGGTCGCAGATGCAGGCCGCAGTCGATTTTCGCGAAGATATTCTGAATGGGGTGATAAAGAGTTTCGTGTTTGGTACGGTTGTGACTGTGATCGCGCTGTTCGAGGGTTACGATGCGCCGCCCACTGCGGAAGGCGTGTCCGGCGCGACCACGCGCACGGTGGTCACCTCGTCGCTGGCGATCCTGATGCTGGATTTTATTTTGACTGCAATGATGTTCGGAGGAGCTTGA
- the murA gene encoding UDP-N-acetylglucosamine 1-carboxyvinyltransferase translates to MKKLAIQGGGRLNGEVRISGAKNAALPIMCASLLTAESLRLDNLPDMHDVATMAKLLQQMGVRVAVDSQSAIFDAAQVDKLEAPYDMVKTMRAAILVLGPLVARFGEARVSLPGGCAIGSRPVDLHIKGLQAMGAEIHIEHGYIHAKASRLKGARICFDLVSVTGTENLMMAAALADGVTVLENAAREPEVVDLANCLIAMGAQICGAGSDTITIQGVKDLHGADYRVMPDRIESGTFLVAAAATGGCITLTDARADILDSVLEKLREAGATVEISGNRISLEMRNRPVAVNLRTAPYPAFPTDMQAQFMALNTIAQGSAIVVETIFENRFMHVQELRRLGAQIEVEGNTAVIKGCAQLEGATVMATDLRASASLVIAGLVAQGETIVDRIYHLDRGYEHIEAKLSALGAQIRRVS, encoded by the coding sequence ATGAAGAAACTGGCCATACAGGGCGGCGGCCGGCTTAATGGCGAGGTGCGAATCTCCGGCGCCAAGAATGCCGCATTGCCGATCATGTGCGCCAGTCTGCTGACGGCAGAAAGCCTGCGCTTGGACAACTTGCCTGACATGCACGATGTTGCGACGATGGCCAAGTTGCTGCAGCAGATGGGCGTGCGTGTTGCCGTTGATTCGCAGTCGGCGATCTTTGATGCGGCGCAGGTGGATAAGCTGGAAGCACCTTACGACATGGTGAAAACCATGCGCGCTGCAATTCTCGTGCTGGGACCCCTGGTTGCCCGTTTTGGTGAGGCGCGCGTTTCGCTGCCCGGCGGCTGTGCGATCGGGTCGCGGCCGGTGGATCTGCATATCAAGGGCCTGCAGGCGATGGGGGCGGAAATCCATATCGAGCACGGCTACATCCACGCGAAAGCCAGCCGTCTCAAGGGTGCGCGCATCTGTTTCGATCTGGTGAGCGTGACCGGTACGGAAAACCTGATGATGGCGGCCGCGCTGGCGGATGGGGTCACGGTGCTGGAAAATGCGGCGCGAGAACCCGAGGTGGTGGATCTGGCCAATTGCCTGATCGCGATGGGTGCGCAGATCTGCGGCGCAGGCAGCGATACCATTACCATACAGGGCGTAAAGGATTTGCATGGGGCGGATTACCGCGTCATGCCGGATCGGATAGAAAGCGGCACCTTCCTGGTTGCTGCAGCTGCTACGGGCGGGTGTATCACGCTGACCGATGCGCGTGCCGATATCCTTGACAGTGTGCTGGAAAAATTGCGCGAAGCCGGCGCAACGGTGGAAATATCGGGAAATCGCATCAGTCTGGAAATGCGCAACCGTCCGGTCGCGGTGAACCTGCGTACCGCACCCTACCCGGCTTTCCCGACCGATATGCAGGCGCAGTTCATGGCGCTGAATACGATCGCGCAGGGCAGCGCCATCGTGGTCGAGACGATTTTTGAGAACCGTTTCATGCATGTCCAGGAATTGCGCCGTCTGGGAGCGCAGATCGAGGTGGAAGGTAATACCGCCGTCATCAAGGGCTGCGCGCAACTCGAAGGCGCGACCGTCATGGCGACTGACCTGCGCGCTTCGGCTTCGCTGGTGATCGCCGGTCTGGTGGCGCAAGGCGAGACGATCGTGGATCGTATCTACCATCTGGATCGCGGTTATGAGCATATCGAGGCGAAACTGTCGGCCCTAGGGGCGCAGATACGCCGCGTCAGTTAG
- a CDS encoding ABC transporter substrate-binding protein: protein MKGLFNAVACLVCMVGVAQAEVLAPDALIRNTVAEVVTIIKQDKDIQAGNQKKTLALVEAKVLPHFDFTRMTRLAVGKHWRSATPEQRQVLVAEFRNLLVRTYTKAFTVYRDQTVEVKPFRMVADENEVTVRTSINKQGVQPIPVDYEMVKTADNWKVFDVSIEGVSMVTSYRGTFASQIEQDGIDGLIRMLSDKNAKASDAMRQKAEVK from the coding sequence ATGAAGGGTTTGTTCAATGCGGTCGCATGTCTGGTGTGCATGGTGGGGGTCGCACAGGCTGAGGTGCTGGCGCCGGATGCCCTGATCAGGAATACCGTGGCGGAAGTTGTCACCATCATCAAGCAGGACAAGGATATTCAGGCGGGCAACCAGAAAAAGACGCTGGCTCTGGTGGAGGCCAAGGTTTTGCCACATTTTGATTTCACGCGTATGACCCGGCTGGCGGTGGGTAAGCATTGGCGATCCGCAACGCCCGAGCAGCGGCAGGTGCTGGTTGCGGAGTTTCGCAATTTGCTGGTGCGCACGTACACCAAGGCCTTTACCGTTTACCGCGATCAAACGGTCGAGGTCAAACCGTTCAGGATGGTGGCTGACGAAAACGAAGTGACTGTCAGGACCAGCATCAACAAACAGGGCGTGCAACCGATCCCGGTCGATTACGAGATGGTGAAAACCGCCGATAACTGGAAAGTCTTTGACGTATCCATCGAGGGAGTCAGCATGGTGACCAGTTATCGCGGCACATTTGCTTCGCAGATTGAGCAGGATGGCATTGACGGTCTGATCCGGATGTTGTCCGACAAGAACGCCAAGGCATCCGATGCGATGCGGCAAAAGGCGGAGGTGAAATGA
- a CDS encoding ABC transporter ATP-binding protein yields MSSSNLVEIRDLNFAYDRRPVLEGINMTFPRGKLVAIMGLSGCGKTTMLRHIGGALKPTKGYVKVDGQKLHELDQDGLYAMRRKMGMLFQFGALFTDMSVYDNVAFQMREHTDLPEELIHDLVLMKLHAVGLRGTHDLMPSELSGGMARRVALARTVALDPMLIMYDEPFAGLDPISLTVVGDLIRRLNGALGATSIIVTHDVQESLKIVDYVYFMASGVIVAEGTPDQIRASDKEFVHQFVHGEMDGPMPFHYPGGEYRQDLNLQG; encoded by the coding sequence TTGTCCTCGTCCAACCTGGTCGAAATTCGCGACCTTAATTTTGCCTATGACCGGCGCCCCGTTCTGGAGGGTATCAACATGACTTTCCCGAGAGGTAAGCTGGTTGCCATCATGGGACTGAGCGGTTGCGGGAAAACCACCATGTTGCGGCATATTGGCGGTGCGCTCAAACCGACCAAAGGCTACGTCAAGGTGGACGGGCAAAAGCTTCATGAACTGGACCAGGATGGGCTGTACGCGATGCGCCGCAAAATGGGTATGCTGTTCCAGTTCGGCGCGTTGTTCACCGATATGTCGGTGTACGATAACGTGGCTTTCCAGATGCGCGAACATACCGATCTGCCGGAAGAATTGATTCACGATCTGGTATTGATGAAGCTGCACGCGGTCGGGTTGCGCGGCACACATGACCTGATGCCTTCCGAACTGTCCGGCGGCATGGCAAGGCGCGTGGCTCTGGCCCGTACCGTGGCGCTCGATCCGATGCTGATCATGTATGACGAGCCGTTTGCCGGGCTGGATCCGATTTCATTGACGGTGGTCGGCGACCTGATCCGCAGGCTGAATGGCGCGCTGGGGGCGACTTCGATCATCGTCACCCATGATGTGCAGGAGTCTCTGAAGATCGTGGACTACGTCTATTTCATGGCGAGCGGGGTGATCGTGGCGGAAGGTACGCCGGATCAGATACGCGCATCCGACAAGGAGTTTGTGCATCAGTTCGTGCACGGCGAGATGGATGGTCCGATGCCGTTCCATTATCCCGGCGGTGAATATCGCCAGGATTTGAATTTACAGGGTTAG
- the mlaD gene encoding outer membrane lipid asymmetry maintenance protein MlaD: MERTTLDLWVGVFVVGGIAALVMLAMKVGNLSTYNVSETYQLHAYFSNIGGLKTKASIKSAGVLVGRVTDITLDTERYEAKVVMSLDNRYKFPKDTFANILTSGLLGEQYIGLMPGGEEEMLKDGDQLRKTQSAMVLEDLIGKFIYSKAEESTK, translated from the coding sequence ATGGAACGGACTACGCTGGACCTGTGGGTGGGGGTGTTCGTCGTCGGCGGTATCGCGGCACTGGTGATGCTGGCAATGAAGGTTGGGAACCTGAGCACATATAATGTGTCGGAGACATATCAGTTGCATGCCTACTTTTCCAATATCGGCGGCTTGAAGACCAAGGCATCAATCAAGAGTGCGGGTGTATTGGTTGGCCGCGTGACGGACATTACCCTGGATACGGAACGTTATGAAGCCAAGGTGGTGATGAGTCTGGATAACCGTTACAAGTTTCCGAAAGACACATTCGCCAATATCCTCACCTCGGGTCTGCTGGGTGAGCAATATATCGGCCTGATGCCCGGCGGGGAAGAGGAAATGCTCAAGGATGGCGATCAGCTCAGGAAAACCCAATCGGCCATGGTATTGGAAGACTTGATAGGCAAGTTCATTTACAGCAAGGCGGAGGAATCCACCAAGTGA
- a CDS encoding STAS domain-containing protein, translating to MIKLEGDRLVLQGRLTIATVPALFEAGLKFVDGQDLLVDFSQVEAVDSAAISMLLGWTRAARSGNRKLSVTGLPEDLLSLAQLYGVAELLPGQPV from the coding sequence ATGATCAAGCTCGAGGGCGACCGGCTGGTATTGCAGGGCCGCCTGACGATAGCGACCGTGCCGGCTTTGTTTGAGGCCGGCTTGAAATTCGTGGATGGGCAGGATCTGCTGGTCGACTTCTCTCAGGTCGAGGCCGTCGATTCGGCGGCGATCAGTATGCTGCTGGGCTGGACAAGAGCGGCGCGGAGCGGTAATCGCAAGTTGAGCGTGACGGGTTTGCCTGAAGATTTGCTCAGTCTGGCGCAATTGTATGGGGTGGCTGAATTGTTGCCCGGCCAACCGGTTTGA